ACTTTGTGCATACTGTCCAAGATAGCATTGCGTGCCCCAGAATCAGAATTATAGATAAAAATGATTGTCGACGAAGATTTCTTTTTCATAGTGTCACAAAAATACTTTTGTTTTGTCATTATTCAATAAAATAGCTTTTGCAAACAACTAAATGATACTATAGATGAAGCCAATATCTTTATATATATCTATTCTTATTTTGCTGAATTGTTACGGCTCTGGCTTTGGGCAGTCCAAAGAAACCGTCCAATTTTCCAAGGAACTAAAAGAACTGCAAACGTACTTTCATATTCCCGGAATTGCTGTACTGGTAGAAAAAGATGGTGAAACCGTATATGAAGATTATCTTGGTTATGCCAATATTGAGAATAAAACCAAGGTAGATTCCACGACACTTTTCCCCATCGCCTCGTTGACCAAGATTTTTTCGGGAGTTCTGGTCTTTAAACTTGTTGAAGAGGGTAGATTATCTTTAAACGACCCTGTCAATAATTATCTCAACAAGAGATCATTCAACGACTCAATTCAGATAAAACATATCCTATCCCATACATCCCAAGGGAAAATAGGGAAGAACTTTTACTATAGTTATCGTTTTGGGGCACTCACCCCTGTTATCGAAAAAGCATCGGGCCAATCCTTCCAAGAATTTATGAGTTCCCAGATTTTCAACCCACTTGGTCTCAAAAACACTTCTCTTTTAAAGGATTCTCTTCAAATTGCACAGCACAAACTGGAAATTGCAACTCCTTATATTTTTGATGGCAATATTAAGCCGGGCTTTATTGATTTCGGTTATTCAACTTCAGCAGGAATTGTTTCCAATCTGAAGGATTTATTGATTTTCAGTAACGCTTTGGACAATAATCTTCTGATTTCTGAAGCTTCGAAGAAAACCATGTTCTCGACTCCTAATAAGCATCTACCCTATGGACACGGTATATTCAGTCAAGAGTTTGATGGAAGAAAAATACTTTGGGGCTACGGTCAGTATGATTGCTATTCCAGTTTACTTTTAAAAATTCCCGAGGAAAATCTGACCTTGATCTTACTTGCAAACAATAACTTAATAAGCGACCCTGCTCGATTGATATATGGGGACATAGGCACCTCATTATTTGCTTTGTCGTTTTTAAAGAACTATAGTTATGGACTAACACAAATACCATTATTGGAAGAGACCGAAACTCTTTATAAGAGTGATTTTATAGACTCTTTCTTTATACGGAAAAAATTTATGGCACAAGCGCTGTCCGAATCGTTCCTGTCTCGTTTTGATACTGTGCACATAAACAGTAGCGCACGCTTTTTGGAAAAAGTTTTTGAAAAATTTCCAGATTATCTACAGTATTCCGATTTGAATCTTCTCCATAACCTAAGCTTCCTTAAGGATGTATCATTCTATAAGGAAATGGGAGATTTTACCATGTTCGATGATAAAATAATTGCAATTTCGAACAAGCTATTGACACAAGATAAAAATAACCCGTATGCCAATATGTACTTAGCTACCTTTTATGATAGAAAAGGAAATATATCAAAAGCCAGATATCATTTTGAAGCCATTGCCAATGCAAAAAACTTTTCTCCATTTTGGTACACGGCCGAAGCCAATACATGGTTGAAAGAACACAAATGATATTGATGGACTTCAACAACTAAACTCAGCCGTACTATTAAAAACTACATCGTCTTATTCATTAATAGCCTTAGTTTGTATATTACGCTCGATAAAGAGAATAAGAAATGACCAACGAAACCGGACAATTCACACCAAGAGGCTTCATTAAAACACTAACCATTTTGCATTTGGCATTAATAGCAGGGCCAATTGCATTTGCATGCTTTGCTTACTTTCAAATACAAGATGTAGTAATTGATTTCACCAATACGGATGATTCTTTTCTTCTGATTATTCCCATTTTCGCAATAGGCGCAATTTCCATGGGAAACCTTGTTTATAAAAAACTTACTGCAGAAATTTCAAAAATAGCTGGACTTAAACAAAAACTAATGCGTTTTCAGACAGCATCGCTAATCAAGTTTGCATCAATAGAAGCACCCGCGCTTTTTTCGGTTGTTGTCTTCTATATGACGGGAAACATGGCTTTCTTATTGATAGCTGTTGTTTTAATCTTCTATTTTTTTACGCTAAGACCTACCAAAGTCAAAATTGAAAATTCATTAGCATTAAGGGGCGAGGAAAAAAGTCAATTCAATAAACTCGACCATCCCATTTCTTAGAGAACTTTATTTCAACTCTAGCTTTTCAGCAAAATAATCACAAAAATCTTTCATTGTTGCGGTCATCTTTTCATCTTGGGTAGCCTTCATGAAAGTATCGGCCATGGTAACCAAAGTTTGGTGGAAAAAGATTTTCATTTCATCGACCGGCATATCTTTGGTCCACAAATCTATCTTAAGGGATTCCTTGTTTTTACTGTCCCATACCGATAGCATCATTGCCTTTGCTTC
The nucleotide sequence above comes from Flagellimonas sp. HMM57. Encoded proteins:
- a CDS encoding serine hydrolase domain-containing protein, with the protein product MKPISLYISILILLNCYGSGFGQSKETVQFSKELKELQTYFHIPGIAVLVEKDGETVYEDYLGYANIENKTKVDSTTLFPIASLTKIFSGVLVFKLVEEGRLSLNDPVNNYLNKRSFNDSIQIKHILSHTSQGKIGKNFYYSYRFGALTPVIEKASGQSFQEFMSSQIFNPLGLKNTSLLKDSLQIAQHKLEIATPYIFDGNIKPGFIDFGYSTSAGIVSNLKDLLIFSNALDNNLLISEASKKTMFSTPNKHLPYGHGIFSQEFDGRKILWGYGQYDCYSSLLLKIPEENLTLILLANNNLISDPARLIYGDIGTSLFALSFLKNYSYGLTQIPLLEETETLYKSDFIDSFFIRKKFMAQALSESFLSRFDTVHINSSARFLEKVFEKFPDYLQYSDLNLLHNLSFLKDVSFYKEMGDFTMFDDKIIAISNKLLTQDKNNPYANMYLATFYDRKGNISKARYHFEAIANAKNFSPFWYTAEANTWLKEHK
- the gldC gene encoding gliding motility protein GldC, with amino-acid sequence MAVEHTSEIKLVVGLDENRVPEELNWSAQDGGIENEEAKAMMLSVWDSKNKESLKIDLWTKDMPVDEMKIFFHQTLVTMADTFMKATQDEKMTATMKDFCDYFAEKLELK